In one window of Mesorhizobium sp. B2-1-1 DNA:
- a CDS encoding flagellar hook-basal body complex protein FliE: MIVNGIGALNLKPGLGDTATELLQGGVAPATAGNLGTSFAEALSQAATKTVNTLQNAEQVSVQALKGDADTRQVVDAVMSAQQALQTAVAIRDKVVSAYLEVSRMGI, translated from the coding sequence ATGATCGTGAACGGCATCGGCGCGCTAAACCTGAAGCCTGGACTTGGCGACACGGCGACTGAGCTGCTTCAGGGCGGCGTTGCGCCCGCGACCGCAGGCAACCTCGGCACCTCCTTCGCCGAGGCGCTGAGCCAGGCGGCCACAAAGACCGTCAACACGCTGCAGAACGCCGAGCAGGTCTCGGTCCAGGCGCTCAAGGGCGACGCCGACACCCGCCAGGTCGTCGATGCCGTGATGAGCGCCCAGCAGGCGCTGCAGACCGCCGTCGCCATCCGCGACAAGGTCGTCTCGGCCTATCTCGAAGTCAGCCGCATGGGCATCTGA
- the fliI gene encoding flagellar protein export ATPase FliI → MSLDQPTLRAPERLPQPTPEDRLAALERIWRRFSDAEGLLKRGGLVTEVTSTHYKVRGLSDFARLGDLVEQRGHAGTRRGEIVKISRDEIVVAPFERSADAGIGDAVFRRGPLAVAPHASWRGRTIDALTRAIDGGPPLIRGDGMSGAATPGAMARQRVGTAFMTGVKIIDIFTPLCFGQRMGVFAGSGVGKSTLLAMLAGADAFDTVVVALIGERGREVREFLEDTIGDSMAKTVAVVATSDESAMMRRRAPDTAMRVAEHFRDQGHRVLLVLDSITRFAHALREVATGTGEPPVARGYPASVFTELPKLLERAGPGVEGKGSITAIISVLVDGDDHNDPVADSVRGILDGHVVLDRAIAEQGRYPPVNPLSSISRLAGKAWSVEQRALVTRLKSMISRFEDTRDIRLLGAYQGGADVELDMAVRQVPLIYEALMQSPKDRPSADPFSDLARHLKGKQNAEQGD, encoded by the coding sequence ATGTCGCTCGACCAGCCAACCCTGCGCGCACCCGAAAGACTGCCCCAGCCAACGCCGGAAGACCGGCTTGCCGCGCTGGAGCGGATATGGCGGCGCTTCAGCGATGCCGAGGGACTGCTCAAACGCGGCGGCCTCGTCACCGAAGTCACATCGACGCATTACAAGGTGCGCGGCCTTTCGGATTTCGCCAGGCTGGGCGATCTTGTCGAACAGCGCGGCCATGCCGGCACGCGCCGCGGCGAGATCGTCAAGATCAGCCGCGACGAGATTGTCGTGGCCCCCTTCGAACGCAGTGCCGATGCCGGCATAGGCGACGCCGTTTTCCGTCGCGGTCCGCTCGCCGTGGCGCCGCATGCTTCGTGGCGCGGCCGCACGATCGACGCGCTCACCCGGGCGATCGACGGTGGCCCGCCATTGATCAGGGGCGACGGCATGTCCGGGGCCGCCACGCCCGGCGCCATGGCGCGCCAGCGCGTCGGCACCGCCTTCATGACCGGGGTCAAGATCATCGACATTTTCACGCCGCTCTGTTTCGGCCAGCGCATGGGCGTCTTTGCCGGTTCCGGTGTCGGCAAGTCGACGCTGCTGGCCATGCTCGCCGGCGCAGACGCCTTCGACACCGTGGTCGTGGCGCTGATCGGCGAACGCGGCCGCGAGGTCCGCGAATTCCTCGAGGACACGATCGGCGACAGCATGGCCAAGACCGTAGCCGTCGTCGCCACCAGCGACGAAAGCGCCATGATGCGCCGGCGGGCGCCGGACACCGCGATGCGTGTCGCCGAACATTTTCGCGACCAGGGCCACCGCGTGCTTCTGGTGCTGGATTCGATCACCCGCTTTGCCCACGCCCTGCGCGAAGTGGCGACGGGAACGGGTGAGCCGCCGGTCGCGCGCGGCTATCCGGCTTCGGTTTTCACCGAGCTGCCGAAGCTGCTCGAACGCGCCGGGCCGGGAGTGGAAGGGAAAGGATCGATCACCGCGATCATTTCCGTGCTGGTCGACGGCGACGACCACAACGATCCGGTGGCCGATTCCGTGCGCGGCATCCTTGACGGCCATGTCGTGCTCGACCGCGCGATCGCCGAACAGGGCCGCTATCCGCCGGTCAATCCGCTGTCGTCCATATCACGCCTGGCCGGCAAGGCCTGGAGCGTCGAGCAGCGCGCGCTGGTGACGCGGCTGAAGTCGATGATCTCCCGCTTCGAGGACACGCGCGACATCCGCCTGCTCGGCGCCTACCAGGGCGGCGCCGACGTGGAACTCGATATGGCGGTGCGCCAGGTACCCCTGATCTACGAGGCGCTGATGCAATCGCCGAAGGACCGCCCGTCCGCTGATCCGTTCTCCGATCTCGCCCGCCATCTCAAGGGAAAGCAGAATGCCGAACAAGGGGACTGA
- a CDS encoding DUF1217 domain-containing protein produces MLSTYTSYQLITRDIDKSIDRIEKQPTVDRDTKYYLDNITKVKSIDDFVNNDRLFKYAMKAYGLEDMAYAKAFMVKALKEGVSDPDSFANKLTDKRYAEFVSAFNFAANGANTTVYNKAQQLVTGNYALQVQIGASQAGFSYYQSETAYYVTNISKVKSIDDLMGDSRLLTYAMAAFGLDAETEPAATVRAMLEGGVSDPNSPANKLTDKSYANFVSRFDFAQYGDQTTTRDNVQQAVPKGYMAGAGLTLVKPSAQYVKGEADYYAANVSKVKSIDDLMADKRLLTFAMASYGLDASTETPRQIRAMLEGGVSDPNSPANKLTDKRYANFVTAFDFAQYGDQTTTRDAVLKDTPKIYTTGSALGLIKPNADYIKSETAYYLANITNVKSIDDLMANSRLYNYALSAYALDPATERKDLIRSVLAGGVRDPDSVANKMTNKAYAGLASAFNFEQYGEAATTTNPAQQPTVDKYMRQTLEEDAGQTNEGVRLALYFQRKAPDITSWYDVLADTALASVVRTVLGLPDSFATADVDKQAQLFEQKLDISDFSDPEKLGKFLTRFTSMYEINHPTSSAVSSISVLFAKPVTAGISTDLMMAMQKLKF; encoded by the coding sequence GACGATTTCGTCAACAATGACCGTTTGTTCAAATATGCCATGAAGGCCTACGGCCTGGAAGACATGGCTTACGCCAAGGCGTTCATGGTCAAGGCGCTCAAGGAAGGCGTTTCCGACCCCGACAGTTTCGCCAACAAGCTGACCGACAAGCGCTACGCCGAATTTGTCAGCGCCTTCAACTTCGCAGCCAACGGCGCCAATACCACCGTTTACAACAAGGCGCAGCAGCTGGTGACCGGCAACTATGCGCTGCAAGTCCAGATCGGCGCCTCGCAGGCGGGCTTCTCTTACTATCAGAGCGAAACCGCCTATTATGTCACCAACATCTCCAAGGTTAAGTCGATCGACGACCTGATGGGCGACAGCCGCCTGCTGACATACGCGATGGCCGCATTCGGGCTCGACGCCGAAACCGAACCGGCCGCAACGGTCAGGGCGATGCTCGAAGGTGGCGTCAGCGATCCCAACAGTCCCGCCAACAAGCTGACCGACAAGAGTTACGCCAACTTCGTCTCGAGGTTCGACTTCGCCCAGTATGGCGATCAGACGACCACGCGCGACAACGTCCAGCAGGCGGTGCCTAAGGGCTACATGGCCGGAGCCGGGCTGACGTTGGTCAAGCCGAGCGCGCAGTACGTCAAGGGCGAGGCCGACTACTACGCGGCAAACGTTTCCAAGGTGAAGTCGATTGACGACCTCATGGCGGACAAGCGCCTGCTTACATTCGCCATGGCGTCCTATGGACTGGATGCGTCAACCGAAACCCCGCGGCAGATCCGCGCCATGCTCGAGGGCGGCGTGAGCGATCCCAACAGCCCTGCAAACAAGCTGACCGATAAACGATACGCCAACTTCGTCACGGCCTTCGATTTTGCCCAATATGGCGATCAGACGACCACGCGCGACGCAGTGCTGAAAGATACGCCGAAAATCTACACGACAGGGTCGGCGCTTGGCCTGATCAAGCCAAATGCGGACTACATCAAGTCGGAGACCGCATATTATCTGGCCAACATCACGAACGTGAAATCCATCGACGATCTGATGGCCAACAGCCGCTTGTACAATTATGCCCTCTCGGCCTACGCGCTCGATCCGGCGACAGAGAGGAAGGATCTCATCCGCAGCGTTCTGGCCGGTGGCGTCCGCGACCCCGACAGCGTCGCCAACAAGATGACCAACAAAGCCTATGCCGGGCTCGCCTCCGCCTTCAACTTCGAACAATACGGCGAAGCGGCCACCACGACCAATCCGGCACAGCAGCCGACCGTCGACAAATACATGCGCCAGACGCTGGAGGAGGATGCCGGCCAAACCAACGAGGGCGTACGGCTGGCGCTCTATTTCCAGCGCAAGGCGCCTGATATCACCAGCTGGTACGATGTGCTCGCCGACACCGCTCTTGCCAGCGTGGTGCGCACAGTGCTCGGCTTGCCCGATTCCTTCGCCACCGCCGACGTCGACAAGCAGGCGCAGCTGTTCGAGCAGAAGCTCGACATTTCTGATTTCTCCGACCCCGAAAAGCTCGGCAAGTTCCTGACCCGCTTCACCTCCATGTACGAGATCAACCACCCGACCTCTTCAGCCGTGTCGTCGATCAGCGTGCTCTTCGCCAAGCCGGTCACGGCGGGGATCTCCACCGACCTGATGATGGCCATGCAGAAGTTGAAGTTCTGA
- a CDS encoding flagellar basal body P-ring protein FlgI: protein MMRPLALLLAAALGLQPALADGLTPKAKRELAARNGGVYDDPEYDPATTTRMFRVSPGPSSLPPGQVASRIKDIAQLQSSRDNQLVGYGLVIGLAGSGDSLRNSPFTEQSIRAMLENLGIATEGGRARAKNVAAVIVTANMPPYVQSGARIDIDVSSMGDATSLAGGTLIMTPLKAADGEIYAVGQGAVIVSGFTAQGQAEQLTQGVPTAGRVPNGAIIERAVKAEFDDQPILTLQLRNPDFSTAIRIADAINDYTSQRFGMRVAAERDSRTVQIRRPKSVSAARFYAEIENLVVESDTPARVVIDERTGTIVIGNDVKISRVAISHGTLTVRITEAPRVVQPEPFSKGETAVEPFTAIDASRPDARVAVLDGPDLQTLVSGLNRLGVKPDGIIAILQGIKSAGALQADLVLQ, encoded by the coding sequence ATGATGCGTCCGCTTGCTCTTCTGCTTGCAGCCGCGCTCGGCCTGCAGCCTGCCTTGGCCGACGGCCTCACGCCCAAGGCCAAGCGCGAACTCGCCGCCAGGAATGGCGGCGTCTATGACGATCCTGAATATGATCCGGCCACCACCACGCGCATGTTCCGCGTCTCGCCCGGGCCAAGCTCGCTGCCGCCGGGCCAGGTCGCCTCGCGCATCAAGGACATCGCGCAGCTGCAGAGTTCGCGCGACAACCAGCTCGTCGGCTACGGCCTGGTCATCGGCCTCGCCGGATCGGGCGACAGCTTGCGCAACTCGCCGTTCACCGAACAGTCGATCCGCGCCATGCTGGAGAATCTCGGCATCGCCACCGAAGGCGGCAGAGCGCGCGCCAAGAACGTCGCCGCCGTCATCGTCACCGCCAACATGCCGCCCTACGTACAGTCGGGCGCGCGCATCGACATCGACGTCTCCTCGATGGGCGACGCCACCTCGCTCGCCGGCGGCACGCTGATCATGACGCCGCTGAAGGCGGCGGACGGTGAGATCTATGCCGTCGGCCAGGGCGCGGTCATCGTTTCGGGCTTCACCGCCCAGGGTCAGGCCGAGCAGTTGACGCAAGGCGTCCCGACCGCGGGCCGCGTGCCGAACGGCGCCATCATCGAGCGTGCCGTGAAGGCCGAGTTCGATGACCAGCCGATACTGACGCTGCAGCTGCGCAATCCCGATTTCTCGACCGCCATTCGCATCGCCGACGCGATCAATGACTACACCAGCCAGCGCTTCGGCATGCGCGTGGCGGCCGAGCGCGATTCCCGCACCGTGCAGATCAGACGGCCGAAAAGCGTCTCGGCGGCCCGCTTCTACGCTGAGATCGAGAACCTCGTGGTCGAATCCGATACGCCGGCCCGCGTCGTCATCGATGAGCGCACCGGCACCATAGTCATCGGCAACGACGTCAAGATCTCGCGCGTGGCCATCAGCCACGGCACGCTGACGGTGCGCATCACCGAAGCACCACGCGTCGTGCAGCCCGAACCCTTCTCCAAGGGCGAAACCGCCGTCGAGCCGTTTACCGCCATCGACGCCAGCCGGCCCGACGCACGCGTCGCCGTGCTCGACGGCCCCGACCTGCAAACCCTTGTTTCCGGTCTCAACCGCCTCGGCGTGAAGCCCGACGGCATCATTGCCATCCTGCAAGGCATCAAGTCGGCCGGCGCCCTGCAGGCCGACCTGGTTCTCCAATAG
- the flgG gene encoding flagellar basal-body rod protein FlgG has product MKALAIAATGMNAQQTNLEVIANNIANINTTGYKRARAEFSDLLYQVDRTQGVPNRSNASLVPEGVSIGLGVKTTAVRNVHTQGELTSTGNSFDMALTGRGWFQIEGADGGTLYTRAGAFNTNATGQLVTVDGASVIPAINVPVDAVEVIVNKTGQVFARIDGQTDLQNLGQLQIVNFANEAGLAPLGDNLFQETTASGPANAGVPGDPGFATIQQGYLEASNVDPVKEITELISAQRAYEMNSKVIQAADDMASVVSKNIR; this is encoded by the coding sequence ATGAAAGCACTCGCCATCGCCGCCACCGGCATGAACGCCCAGCAGACCAATCTGGAAGTCATCGCCAACAATATCGCCAACATCAACACCACCGGCTACAAGCGGGCGCGGGCCGAATTCTCCGACCTGCTCTACCAGGTCGACCGCACGCAAGGCGTGCCCAACCGCTCCAACGCCTCGCTGGTGCCGGAGGGCGTCTCGATCGGCCTCGGCGTCAAGACCACCGCCGTGCGCAACGTCCACACCCAGGGTGAACTGACCAGCACCGGCAACAGTTTCGACATGGCGCTCACCGGCAGGGGCTGGTTCCAGATCGAAGGCGCCGATGGCGGCACGCTCTACACCCGCGCCGGCGCCTTCAACACCAACGCCACAGGCCAGCTGGTGACGGTGGACGGCGCCAGCGTCATTCCAGCGATCAACGTCCCGGTCGACGCCGTCGAGGTCATCGTCAACAAGACGGGCCAGGTCTTCGCCCGCATCGATGGCCAGACCGACCTGCAGAATCTCGGCCAGCTCCAGATCGTCAACTTCGCCAACGAAGCGGGACTGGCGCCGCTCGGCGACAATCTGTTCCAGGAAACGACCGCCTCTGGCCCGGCCAATGCCGGCGTGCCCGGCGATCCCGGCTTCGCCACCATCCAGCAAGGCTATCTCGAGGCCTCCAACGTCGACCCGGTCAAGGAAATTACCGAACTGATCTCGGCGCAGCGCGCTTATGAGATGAATTCCAAGGTCATCCAGGCCGCCGACGACATGGCCTCGGTCGTCTCCAAGAACATCAGGTAA
- the flgF gene encoding flagellar basal-body rod protein FlgF: MRDSLYVALSSQIALERRLDTIADNVANASTVGFRATGVKFEDVVSGTGPKSVSFASSGKTYLSGAHGSLTETGNPFDFAIQGDAWFAIETPVGTVMTRDGRFSMNENGELMSVEGHPVLDAGGAPIQLDPRNGPPKAGADGSLRQNDQLVGSIGLYNFDPGENFVRYGNSGIVPARTPEPVTDRADIGVAQGFVEESNVNPVLEMTRLIMVQRAFENTAALMRQTDSSTDEAIKTLGSK; the protein is encoded by the coding sequence ATGCGGGACAGTCTCTACGTCGCCCTTTCCTCGCAGATCGCGCTCGAGCGTCGGCTCGACACGATCGCCGACAATGTCGCCAACGCCTCGACCGTCGGCTTTCGCGCCACCGGCGTGAAGTTCGAGGACGTGGTGTCCGGCACCGGGCCGAAATCCGTGTCCTTCGCCTCCTCGGGCAAGACCTACCTTTCCGGCGCCCATGGCTCCCTGACCGAGACCGGCAATCCGTTCGATTTCGCCATACAGGGCGACGCCTGGTTCGCCATCGAGACGCCGGTCGGCACCGTCATGACCCGCGATGGCCGCTTCTCGATGAACGAGAATGGCGAGCTGATGTCGGTCGAGGGCCATCCCGTGCTCGACGCCGGCGGCGCACCGATCCAGCTCGACCCCCGCAACGGCCCGCCCAAGGCCGGAGCCGACGGATCGTTGCGCCAGAACGATCAGCTGGTAGGCTCCATCGGCCTGTACAATTTCGATCCGGGTGAGAATTTCGTGCGCTACGGCAATTCCGGCATCGTGCCGGCGCGCACGCCCGAGCCGGTGACCGATCGAGCCGATATCGGCGTCGCCCAGGGCTTTGTCGAGGAATCCAACGTCAATCCGGTGCTGGAGATGACGCGGCTGATCATGGTCCAGCGCGCTTTCGAGAACACCGCCGCCCTGATGCGGCAGACTGACTCCTCCACCGACGAGGCGATCAAGACGCTCGGCTCGAAGTAG
- the flgA gene encoding flagellar basal body P-ring formation chaperone FlgA: MAGPVSCSAFRRTALVLALVTGGMPAFAQDAANRSATQIASSQPAGEVVLIPNRVIYPGETIELAALKQVTLIPGKHKPDAVATLAEELQGKIAKRTLLPGRYIPAAAIRDAWLVEQGAAVQVFFIAGGLTISATAVTLQPGSAGDLIKVRNSDSGKILSGTVMADGTIQVSAS, encoded by the coding sequence ATGGCCGGTCCGGTCTCCTGCTCCGCGTTCCGCCGCACCGCGCTCGTCCTTGCGCTGGTGACCGGCGGCATGCCGGCTTTCGCGCAGGACGCGGCCAACCGGTCGGCAACGCAGATCGCCAGCAGCCAGCCTGCCGGCGAGGTCGTGCTGATCCCAAACCGGGTCATTTATCCCGGCGAGACCATCGAGCTCGCGGCCCTCAAGCAGGTGACCCTCATCCCCGGCAAGCACAAGCCCGACGCGGTGGCGACCCTTGCCGAGGAACTCCAGGGCAAGATCGCCAAGCGCACGCTGCTGCCCGGCCGCTACATCCCCGCCGCCGCCATTCGCGACGCCTGGCTGGTCGAGCAGGGCGCAGCCGTGCAGGTCTTCTTCATCGCCGGCGGACTGACGATATCGGCCACCGCCGTGACCTTGCAGCCGGGCTCGGCCGGCGATCTCATCAAGGTTCGCAACAGCGACAGCGGCAAGATTCTCTCCGGCACGGTGATGGCCGACGGAACCATCCAGGTCAGCGCTTCATGA
- the flgC gene encoding flagellar basal body rod protein FlgC has protein sequence MDALTAALKVAASGLGAQSERLRVVSENLANAQSTGTTPGSDPYRRKTISFVSELDRTTGSSTVEVNSIDRDPSDFPVEFQPGNEAADDKGYVKMPNVNVLIEMADMTEANRSYEANLQVVKQARDLISMTIDLMRNQ, from the coding sequence ATGGACGCGCTCACAGCAGCCCTCAAAGTAGCAGCCTCCGGCCTCGGCGCCCAGTCGGAGCGGCTGCGCGTGGTTTCCGAAAACCTCGCCAATGCCCAGTCGACCGGCACCACCCCCGGCTCCGACCCCTATCGCCGCAAGACCATCAGCTTCGTCTCGGAGCTCGACCGGACCACTGGCAGCTCAACGGTCGAAGTGAACTCGATCGACCGCGATCCCAGCGATTTTCCCGTGGAATTCCAGCCCGGCAACGAGGCCGCCGACGACAAGGGCTACGTCAAGATGCCCAACGTCAACGTGCTGATCGAAATGGCCGACATGACCGAGGCCAACCGCTCCTACGAGGCCAACCTGCAAGTCGTGAAGCAGGCGCGCGATCTCATTTCAATGACCATCGACCTGATGAGGAACCAATGA
- the flgB gene encoding flagellar basal body rod protein FlgB, whose protein sequence is MEPVSLFDLAAKQAQWLAVRQSAVAGNIANANTPGYTANDVEPFEKVLDRAAVSLQTTQAGHLGSAATNAGFAIKPQEDDGVVMPSKNTVVLEDQLLKAGEVRRSFELNTAIVKAFHSMMMMAVKS, encoded by the coding sequence ATGGAGCCCGTTTCTCTTTTCGATCTCGCCGCCAAGCAGGCGCAATGGCTGGCCGTGCGTCAGTCGGCGGTCGCCGGCAACATCGCCAACGCCAACACGCCGGGCTATACGGCAAACGATGTCGAGCCGTTCGAAAAGGTGCTCGACCGCGCGGCGGTGTCGTTGCAGACGACACAGGCCGGACATCTCGGCAGCGCCGCGACCAATGCCGGTTTCGCGATCAAGCCACAGGAAGACGACGGCGTCGTCATGCCGTCCAAAAACACCGTCGTGCTCGAGGACCAGCTTCTCAAGGCCGGTGAGGTGCGCCGCTCCTTCGAGCTCAACACGGCAATCGTCAAGGCATTCCATTCGATGATGATGATGGCGGTGAAGAGCTGA